One genomic window of Arthrobacter sp. KBS0703 includes the following:
- a CDS encoding UDP-N-acetylmuramoyl-L-alanyl-D-glutamate--2,6-diaminopimelate ligase yields the protein MSEHNAPGTADAPDGEESVSGFRPTAVAAVELGAIGRSVGVTVAGASASVPVTGISLNSRAVEPGDLYVALPGAARHGADFATPAIEAGAVAVLTDDAGARLLALSPDISVPVLVVDKPRAVVGRLSALIYRSQAADSASPALFGVTGTNGKTTTTYFLNALLQALGKKTGLIGTIEIVAGGKPIPSLLTTPESTDVHALLALMRERGLDAASMEVSSHAVSFRRVDAVVFDVVGFTNLTQDHLDLHGTMDDYFRTKAELFTPERARAAVVTVDDEWGRRLAAEAKLPVTTLATTLQPGGRQAGTVEAPDTDWTDADWTVADPRPRGLGTEFTLRGRTGTELRVHTGLPGAFNVSNAALALAMVLAGGADAAEVQAALDASDPFTVAVPGRMQLVSAKPAAVVDFAHNPDALARALEAVRSPDPAAKVIVVFGATGQRDQGKRPAMGAIAARLADVVIISDDDPHDEDAAAIRADVLVGATDAKEAEQLDCRIMEVFPRDAAIREAVELAAPEDTILIAGRGHEVWQEVKGVNLALDDRVELRNALTARGFTVLGDDRIES from the coding sequence TTGTCAGAGCACAATGCCCCCGGCACTGCCGATGCCCCGGACGGAGAGGAGTCCGTCAGCGGATTCCGGCCCACGGCCGTCGCCGCAGTCGAGCTGGGTGCCATCGGACGGTCGGTCGGCGTCACAGTGGCCGGAGCCTCGGCGTCAGTCCCCGTTACCGGCATCTCGCTCAATTCGCGCGCTGTGGAGCCGGGAGACCTGTACGTCGCATTGCCGGGTGCGGCCCGCCACGGCGCCGACTTCGCCACTCCGGCGATCGAGGCCGGCGCGGTTGCCGTCCTGACTGACGACGCCGGCGCCCGGCTCCTGGCGTTGTCGCCGGATATCTCCGTGCCCGTGCTCGTGGTGGACAAGCCACGCGCCGTGGTGGGGCGGCTTTCCGCGCTGATCTACCGGAGCCAGGCTGCCGACAGCGCTTCCCCCGCGCTCTTCGGCGTCACCGGCACCAATGGCAAGACGACCACGACATACTTTCTCAACGCCCTGCTGCAGGCACTGGGCAAGAAGACCGGGCTGATCGGCACCATAGAGATTGTGGCTGGGGGGAAACCGATTCCCAGCCTCCTCACCACGCCTGAGTCCACCGACGTCCACGCGCTGCTCGCCCTCATGCGGGAACGGGGCCTGGACGCAGCGTCCATGGAAGTGTCCTCGCACGCCGTGTCCTTCCGCCGCGTGGACGCCGTCGTCTTCGACGTCGTCGGATTCACCAACCTGACCCAGGACCACCTGGACCTGCACGGCACCATGGACGACTACTTCCGGACCAAGGCTGAGCTCTTCACGCCGGAGCGCGCCCGGGCTGCCGTCGTGACGGTCGACGACGAATGGGGCCGCCGCCTCGCCGCCGAGGCGAAGCTCCCGGTCACCACCCTCGCCACCACCCTTCAGCCGGGCGGCCGGCAGGCAGGCACCGTGGAGGCGCCCGACACCGACTGGACAGACGCCGACTGGACAGTGGCCGATCCGCGGCCCAGGGGCCTTGGCACGGAATTCACCCTCCGCGGCAGGACCGGGACGGAGCTGCGCGTCCACACCGGGCTGCCCGGCGCGTTCAATGTCTCCAACGCCGCGCTGGCCCTTGCCATGGTGCTGGCAGGCGGTGCGGACGCGGCAGAAGTCCAGGCCGCGCTGGACGCCAGCGACCCCTTCACCGTAGCCGTGCCGGGCAGGATGCAGCTCGTCTCCGCAAAGCCCGCAGCCGTGGTGGACTTTGCGCACAACCCCGATGCCTTGGCGCGTGCCCTCGAGGCCGTCAGGTCCCCGGACCCGGCCGCCAAGGTCATAGTGGTCTTCGGCGCCACCGGACAGCGCGACCAGGGGAAGCGGCCGGCCATGGGAGCCATCGCTGCCCGGCTTGCCGACGTCGTGATCATCAGCGACGACGATCCCCACGATGAGGACGCCGCGGCGATCCGCGCGGACGTCCTGGTGGGAGCCACGGACGCCAAAGAGGCAGAGCAGCTCGATTGCCGCATTATGGAGGTCTTCCCCCGCGACGCCGCAATCCGCGAGGCCGTGGAACTGGCGGCGCCGGAGGACACCATCCTCATAGCCGGGCGCGGACACGAAGTGTGGCAGGAGGTCAAGGGAGTCAACCTTGCCCTCGACGACAGGGTGGAACTCCGGAACGCCTTGACGGCACGAGGATTCACCGTTCTTGGCGACGACCGGATAGAGTCCTAG
- a CDS encoding penicillin-binding protein 2 has product MIVAQGTGKAGRQKVPNATKRLRLGLSIMLALLLVVGGKLFLVQGLDVGGMAEAALDNRLRPTVLPAERGSIVDANGTVLANSVIRYNITVDQSVNTKTESFKRLETVNGKEELVTVSRDQGISELADVLGMDAQDVRKAVTGERTYYVVAKDLKPDVEDRVSNLQIPGIFSEGTSKRVYPNGSVAGGIVGFLENGTTGQAGLEQTQDEILRGTPGKRLFEIGADGLRIPVGVDQLTPAQDGKDVKLTLNSDIQYFAQQAIQSQADKLSAEWGVIIVSDVKTGNIIAMADTNAPDPNDPGKVAAKDRGVRSVTAAYEPGSVEKPLTTAALIQEGKSSPLDTFTIPPSLVIDGQQFDDAFSHGTEKRTLAGIIGYSMNTGTVMAGSRLTRDQRHDWLQKFGIGEAPDIGLPAEAKGILTPAAQWDDRQQYTVLFGQGVSQSTLQTVRAYQTIANDGVMLQPRLIDSYISPDGSEEKVAAKPSRQIVSKNTAKQVRDMLESAVTEGEIKEAALDGYRVGAKTGTSESPCDDGTAGFCGYTASILGMAPMDDPRFIVEVVLQRPKGSIYGITNGPVFRSVMSQVLRTYNVPPSTGEPVRLPQYAK; this is encoded by the coding sequence ATGATCGTGGCGCAAGGCACCGGCAAGGCAGGCAGGCAGAAAGTCCCGAACGCCACCAAGAGGCTCCGTCTCGGCCTGAGCATCATGCTGGCGCTGCTCCTCGTGGTCGGCGGAAAACTCTTCCTGGTCCAGGGCCTCGACGTCGGCGGCATGGCTGAAGCTGCCCTTGATAACCGGCTGCGTCCCACCGTCCTCCCCGCCGAGCGCGGCAGCATTGTCGATGCAAACGGAACGGTACTGGCCAACAGTGTCATCCGCTACAACATCACTGTTGACCAGTCCGTCAACACCAAGACGGAATCCTTCAAACGGCTTGAGACGGTGAACGGCAAGGAAGAGCTGGTGACGGTATCCCGGGACCAGGGGATTTCCGAGCTCGCCGATGTCCTGGGAATGGACGCCCAGGACGTCCGGAAGGCCGTCACGGGCGAACGCACCTACTACGTCGTGGCCAAGGACCTCAAGCCGGACGTCGAGGACCGCGTCTCCAACTTGCAGATCCCCGGCATTTTCTCCGAGGGAACCAGCAAGCGCGTCTACCCCAACGGTTCGGTGGCCGGCGGCATCGTGGGCTTCCTGGAGAACGGCACCACGGGCCAGGCCGGACTGGAACAGACCCAGGACGAAATCCTGAGGGGCACCCCCGGCAAGCGCCTGTTTGAGATCGGCGCCGACGGCCTCCGCATCCCCGTGGGAGTGGACCAGCTGACACCGGCGCAGGACGGCAAGGACGTCAAACTCACCCTGAACTCCGATATCCAGTACTTCGCGCAGCAGGCGATCCAGAGCCAGGCGGACAAGCTCAGCGCCGAATGGGGCGTCATCATCGTCTCCGACGTGAAGACCGGGAACATCATTGCCATGGCCGATACCAACGCCCCCGATCCCAACGATCCCGGCAAGGTGGCGGCCAAGGACCGCGGCGTGCGGTCCGTGACCGCAGCGTACGAGCCCGGATCCGTGGAGAAGCCACTCACAACCGCCGCGCTGATCCAGGAAGGCAAGTCCAGCCCGCTGGACACCTTCACGATCCCGCCGTCCCTGGTGATTGACGGACAGCAATTCGATGACGCGTTTTCCCACGGAACAGAGAAACGGACCCTCGCTGGCATCATCGGCTACTCCATGAACACCGGAACCGTGATGGCGGGCAGCCGCCTGACCAGGGACCAGCGGCATGACTGGCTGCAGAAGTTCGGCATCGGGGAGGCGCCGGACATCGGACTTCCCGCTGAAGCCAAAGGCATCCTGACTCCGGCGGCGCAGTGGGATGACCGGCAGCAGTACACTGTCCTGTTTGGCCAGGGCGTATCCCAGTCGACGTTGCAGACCGTGCGTGCGTACCAGACAATTGCCAACGACGGCGTCATGCTGCAGCCCCGGCTTATCGACAGCTACATCAGTCCGGACGGCAGCGAAGAGAAAGTAGCGGCCAAACCGTCCCGCCAGATCGTCTCCAAAAACACAGCCAAACAGGTCCGGGACATGCTTGAAAGCGCCGTGACCGAGGGCGAAATCAAGGAAGCGGCCCTCGACGGTTACCGGGTCGGCGCCAAGACGGGAACATCCGAATCGCCATGCGACGACGGAACAGCCGGGTTCTGCGGCTACACCGCTTCTATCCTGGGAATGGCGCCCATGGACGATCCGCGGTTTATTGTTGAGGTGGTCCTGCAGCGGCCCAAGGGGTCCATTTACGGAATCACCAACGGGCCTGTGTTCCGCTCGGTCATGAGCCAGGTACTGCGGACGTACAACGTTCCGCCGTCCACCGGCGAACCGGTCAGACTGCCGCAGTACGCCAAGTAG
- the rsmH gene encoding 16S rRNA (cytosine(1402)-N(4))-methyltransferase RsmH, with protein sequence MNEHDQAKPTSERHVPVLKDRCINLLAPGFEAARQRGETPVAIDATLGMGGHAEAMLQRFPDLHLIGIDRDEEALALAGERLKPFAARTDLVHAVYDEIADVLEDLGVPEVHGILMDLGVSSLQLDERERGFAYSFDAPLDMRMDTSRGQTAADVVNNYSEEDLVRIIRKWGEEKFAGRIANRIVAARAVKSFATTGELVEQIRAVVPAGAAKSGGHPAKRTFQALRIEVNEELEVLERAVPAAVEAIALGGRIVVMSYHSLEDKIVKSVFQARSKSSAPLGFPVELEEHKAELKTLTKGTEVPTAVEIAENSRAASARLRAVERIRARRAA encoded by the coding sequence ATGAACGAACACGACCAGGCCAAACCTACGTCCGAACGCCATGTGCCGGTCCTGAAGGACCGGTGCATTAATCTGTTGGCGCCGGGATTCGAAGCAGCACGCCAGAGGGGCGAGACCCCGGTGGCCATCGACGCCACGCTGGGAATGGGCGGACATGCCGAAGCTATGCTCCAGCGCTTCCCGGACCTCCACCTGATCGGCATCGACAGGGACGAAGAAGCGCTGGCCCTCGCCGGTGAGCGGCTCAAGCCCTTCGCCGCCCGCACCGACCTTGTCCATGCCGTCTACGACGAAATCGCCGACGTCCTCGAGGACCTCGGCGTTCCGGAGGTCCACGGCATCCTGATGGACCTCGGCGTCTCCTCCCTTCAGCTCGATGAGCGTGAGCGGGGCTTCGCCTACTCATTCGACGCGCCCCTGGACATGCGGATGGACACCAGCCGCGGGCAGACGGCGGCGGACGTCGTCAACAACTACAGCGAAGAAGACCTGGTCAGGATCATCCGCAAGTGGGGCGAGGAGAAGTTCGCCGGCCGCATCGCCAACCGGATTGTCGCGGCCCGGGCCGTGAAGTCCTTCGCCACCACCGGCGAGCTGGTGGAACAAATCCGGGCAGTTGTTCCGGCGGGGGCCGCCAAATCCGGAGGCCACCCGGCGAAGCGGACGTTCCAGGCGCTCCGGATCGAGGTCAACGAAGAACTCGAGGTCCTCGAGCGCGCGGTCCCGGCGGCGGTGGAAGCCATCGCCCTGGGCGGCCGGATCGTCGTCATGTCCTACCACTCCCTGGAGGACAAGATCGTTAAAAGCGTCTTCCAGGCGCGTTCCAAGTCGTCAGCTCCGCTCGGATTCCCGGTGGAGCTCGAAGAGCACAAAGCCGAACTCAAGACCCTGACCAAAGGCACCGAGGTGCCTACCGCCGTCGAGATCGCGGAGAATTCGCGCGCAGCTTCAGCCCGGCTGCGCGCCGTGGAACGCATCAGAGCCAGGAGAGCCGCATGA
- the mraZ gene encoding division/cell wall cluster transcriptional repressor MraZ has translation MFLGTHSPRLDEKGRIILPAKFREELAGGLVLTRGQERCIYVFSEQEFARVHEQIREAPISNKQARDYIRVFLSGASDEVPDKQGRVTIPPALREYAGLGRELAVIGAGTRAEIWDAQAWNVYLAEKETSFSETDNPIAGIL, from the coding sequence GTGTTCCTGGGGACACACTCGCCGCGTCTGGACGAAAAGGGGCGGATCATTCTTCCCGCCAAGTTCCGTGAGGAGCTTGCCGGCGGACTTGTTCTCACGCGAGGTCAGGAGCGCTGCATCTACGTCTTCAGCGAGCAGGAATTCGCGAGGGTTCACGAGCAGATCCGGGAGGCTCCCATCTCCAACAAGCAAGCTCGTGACTACATCCGGGTCTTTCTCTCTGGAGCCTCGGACGAGGTGCCTGACAAGCAGGGGCGCGTGACTATTCCTCCCGCGCTCCGGGAGTACGCAGGGCTTGGCAGGGAGCTGGCGGTGATCGGTGCCGGCACTCGCGCTGAGATCTGGGACGCCCAGGCCTGGAATGTGTACCTGGCGGAGAAGGAAACCTCCTTCTCCGAAACCGACAACCCCATTGCCGGCATTCTCTAG
- a CDS encoding DUF3040 domain-containing protein: MPLSEHEQKLLEQLERQLHEDDPKFANSMGSDPGRTWSTRHIVIGVLATLAGVLLLLVGVSLQNIFVGVLGFVVMGAGVYFATMRSAAAGKAKTSGRGKKSKGKSSFMNSLEERWDERRRGEP; this comes from the coding sequence ATGCCGCTCTCGGAGCACGAACAGAAGCTGCTCGAGCAACTCGAGAGGCAACTGCATGAGGACGATCCCAAGTTTGCCAATTCCATGGGCTCGGATCCGGGCCGCACATGGTCTACCAGGCACATTGTGATCGGTGTGCTGGCCACGCTGGCGGGAGTGTTGCTCCTCCTCGTGGGCGTTTCCCTGCAGAACATCTTCGTTGGTGTCCTCGGATTTGTCGTCATGGGAGCCGGGGTCTACTTTGCCACGATGCGCAGCGCTGCGGCGGGCAAGGCAAAGACCTCCGGACGGGGCAAGAAGTCCAAGGGCAAGAGTTCCTTCATGAACAGCCTCGAAGAGCGCTGGGACGAAAGGCGCCGCGGGGAGCCCTGA
- the dinB gene encoding DNA polymerase IV: MGPDQDKEQIEARLRDLRRSSIMHVDMDAFFVSVELRGRPELRGKPVIVGYPADRSVVLSASYEARAFGVKSAMPMVIAHRLCPQAVIIEPRHKLYYEVSGQLMSIFESITELVEPVSVDEAFLDVGGAIRRLGTPLQIGELVRIRVSRELGITASVGVAASKFVAKIASTRCKPDGILLIRPEQTVPYLHSLPVNALWGVGAKTADVLARMGIRTVADVAATPVSSLKKVLGAGGEHVHRLAWGIDPRVVTPVRLEKSIGAEETFAVDTADDALLHRELLRLCHRTAERLRASGLVARTVALKLRYADFSTVTRSRTVHTPLDSAQLLYAVAVQLLESLGERSMTVRLVGVRAEQLEAAAQTSLQLSFDRRDDNWRAAEQALDRVTEKFGSKSVLPARLLDPGSGTR, encoded by the coding sequence GTGGGGCCGGACCAGGACAAAGAGCAAATAGAAGCGCGTCTTCGCGACCTCCGGCGCAGCAGCATTATGCACGTGGACATGGACGCCTTCTTCGTCTCCGTCGAACTGCGGGGACGCCCGGAATTGCGCGGCAAACCGGTCATCGTGGGTTATCCGGCGGACCGCTCCGTGGTGCTGTCGGCGTCCTATGAAGCCCGGGCTTTCGGCGTCAAGTCCGCGATGCCGATGGTGATTGCCCACCGCCTGTGCCCCCAGGCCGTGATTATTGAGCCCCGGCATAAGCTCTACTACGAGGTCTCCGGCCAGCTGATGTCCATTTTCGAGTCGATCACGGAGCTCGTTGAGCCCGTGAGCGTGGATGAGGCGTTCCTCGATGTCGGCGGTGCGATCCGGAGGCTCGGCACGCCGCTGCAGATCGGGGAGCTGGTCCGGATCAGGGTCTCCAGGGAACTGGGAATCACAGCCTCCGTGGGGGTCGCGGCCAGCAAGTTCGTGGCCAAGATCGCCTCCACAAGGTGCAAACCGGACGGCATTTTGCTGATCCGGCCCGAGCAGACCGTTCCGTATCTGCACAGCCTCCCCGTCAACGCACTCTGGGGCGTAGGTGCGAAGACCGCGGACGTCCTTGCCAGGATGGGAATCCGCACCGTGGCCGATGTCGCCGCGACGCCCGTCTCGTCCCTCAAGAAGGTGCTGGGCGCTGGTGGCGAACATGTCCACCGGCTGGCGTGGGGGATTGATCCGCGCGTCGTGACTCCCGTGCGGCTTGAGAAAAGCATTGGAGCCGAGGAGACCTTCGCGGTGGACACCGCCGACGACGCCCTCCTCCACCGGGAACTCCTGCGCCTTTGCCACAGGACAGCCGAACGCCTGCGCGCGTCCGGCCTGGTGGCGCGCACTGTTGCCCTCAAGCTGCGCTACGCCGATTTCTCGACCGTGACGCGGAGCCGGACGGTCCACACGCCGCTGGACAGCGCGCAGCTCCTCTACGCTGTGGCCGTGCAATTGCTGGAGTCGCTGGGTGAGCGGTCCATGACCGTCCGGCTCGTGGGTGTGCGTGCCGAGCAACTCGAGGCGGCGGCCCAGACCTCGCTCCAGCTGAGCTTTGACCGGCGTGACGACAACTGGCGTGCCGCGGAGCAGGCGCTGGACAGGGTGACGGAGAAATTCGGCAGTAAATCAGTGCTGCCGGCCCGCCTCCTGGACCCGGGGAGCGGCACGCGCTGA
- a CDS encoding polyprenyl synthetase family protein, which yields MTVAEQLRDEQTAFVAAVAGRLTDFLTTRQSVMASISPDIDPIMGSISNLVTGGKRLRALMCYWGWRGAGGPASAVDVVTAGAALELFQAAALIHDDIIDRSDTRRGGPSVHRRFMQLHEAQGWALDSERFGHAAAILAGDLCLSFSEEAFTEIGEHAASGSRARLIFNLMRAEVMAGQYLDILEEVAGPVRDRAGAVSRAQSIIRFKSAKYSTEHPLALGGALGGASDELLRGYSAFALPLGEAFQLRDDVLGVFGDPVTTGKPAGDDLREGKRTVLVAFALDLSTPEESAFIDARLGSPDLSDEDVAEIRRIIADCGALQATETLIGDFGAAAFAALEILPLEDLPKTALRKLAEATVSRAA from the coding sequence GTGACCGTGGCAGAGCAGCTGCGCGATGAGCAGACAGCCTTTGTTGCTGCCGTCGCGGGACGACTCACCGACTTCCTGACCACAAGGCAGTCCGTGATGGCATCGATCTCCCCGGACATCGATCCCATCATGGGCTCGATCTCCAACCTCGTCACCGGGGGCAAGAGGCTCCGGGCCCTCATGTGCTACTGGGGATGGCGGGGCGCCGGCGGACCGGCGTCCGCTGTCGACGTCGTCACCGCCGGCGCGGCACTTGAGCTCTTCCAGGCCGCCGCCCTCATCCACGACGACATCATCGACCGGTCCGACACCCGGCGGGGCGGCCCCAGCGTCCACCGCAGGTTCATGCAGCTCCACGAGGCGCAGGGCTGGGCCCTGGACAGCGAACGGTTCGGTCATGCGGCCGCCATCCTTGCCGGCGACCTGTGCCTGTCCTTCAGCGAGGAAGCCTTTACGGAGATCGGCGAGCATGCCGCATCCGGGAGCAGGGCGAGGCTGATCTTCAACCTCATGCGGGCCGAAGTCATGGCCGGGCAGTACCTGGACATCCTGGAAGAGGTGGCGGGCCCGGTGCGGGACCGCGCCGGCGCCGTCAGCAGGGCCCAGTCGATCATCCGCTTCAAGTCGGCCAAGTATTCCACCGAGCATCCTCTCGCCCTCGGTGGTGCACTGGGCGGAGCCTCGGACGAACTGCTGCGGGGCTATTCGGCCTTCGCCCTTCCGCTGGGAGAGGCCTTCCAGCTTCGCGACGACGTCCTGGGCGTTTTCGGTGACCCCGTCACCACGGGGAAGCCCGCCGGCGATGACCTCCGCGAAGGGAAACGGACCGTCCTGGTGGCGTTTGCGCTGGACCTGTCCACGCCCGAGGAGTCCGCCTTCATCGACGCGAGGTTGGGCAGCCCCGACCTGAGCGACGAGGACGTGGCGGAGATCCGCAGGATCATTGCGGACTGCGGGGCGTTGCAGGCAACGGAGACCCTCATCGGGGACTTCGGCGCCGCCGCGTTCGCGGCCCTCGAAATCCTGCCCCTGGAGGACCTGCCGAAGACGGCGCTGCGCAAGCTGGCCGAAGCAACGGTGAGCCGGGCCGCCTGA
- a CDS encoding Rv2175c family DNA-binding protein has product MSTVESLVGDWLPLPDVAQLLDVSITKVHGLLDERALAALRVGERRIRSVPAAFIQDGHAVESLKGTIVVLADAGYSDEELITWLFTPDESLRGRPIDALREGRKTEIRRRAQSLAW; this is encoded by the coding sequence GTGAGTACTGTAGAAAGCCTTGTTGGCGACTGGTTGCCGCTGCCCGACGTCGCCCAATTGCTGGATGTTTCCATTACCAAAGTCCACGGGCTGCTCGATGAGCGCGCGCTGGCGGCGCTGAGGGTTGGCGAGCGCCGTATCAGGTCCGTCCCGGCGGCGTTCATCCAGGACGGGCACGCCGTGGAAAGCCTCAAGGGCACGATTGTGGTGCTGGCGGACGCCGGCTATTCCGACGAAGAACTGATCACCTGGCTCTTCACTCCCGATGAATCACTCCGGGGTCGGCCGATTGATGCCCTTCGGGAGGGCCGGAAGACCGAAATCCGGCGCAGGGCCCAGTCCCTGGCCTGGTAG
- a CDS encoding lytic transglycosylase domain-containing protein: protein MTTTRSPKQPPRPSLPMIAATTATLPAVMLSSLAVAQPAAAESRPSAIPATLAAAIQAQAAAVKAGIIPAASVPAAIPAGLQPARVTPGAHTVVRGDTVSGIAGRYGLSTTAVLKLNHLKSNSVIYPGQRIKLTGTAAPAKKAAATVAPASTSRTYTVKSGDTLGGIAARHGVKLSQVLGWNGLKLASVIYPGQKIRIGAGVAASPAAKPAAKAAATPSGSYVIKAGDTLSGIASRHGVRLADILSANRLKVTSVIYPGHKLVIPGKSSAIQPASSVTPLVPSSFLGFTYPAAVVSSANKNKALLNASPVPSLAQMQSIVADTARRMGVDPALAQAFAYQESGFNQRAVSPANAIGTMQVIPSSGEWASDLVGRKLNLLDPYDNATAGVAIIRQLIRTSKSVDYAIAGYYQGQYSVSKHGMYSDTKNYVAAIKAHRKTFS from the coding sequence ATGACGACGACCCGCTCACCCAAGCAGCCTCCCCGGCCGAGCTTGCCCATGATTGCGGCGACGACGGCAACGCTGCCCGCCGTCATGCTCTCCTCCCTTGCTGTTGCCCAGCCCGCAGCCGCGGAATCCCGGCCCAGCGCCATTCCGGCCACGCTCGCCGCCGCCATCCAGGCGCAGGCCGCAGCAGTGAAGGCCGGCATCATTCCCGCCGCTTCCGTTCCGGCAGCGATTCCGGCCGGCCTGCAGCCCGCACGCGTGACCCCTGGCGCTCATACGGTTGTCCGTGGCGACACGGTGAGCGGCATCGCCGGGCGTTACGGACTCAGCACTACGGCTGTGCTCAAGCTCAACCATCTGAAATCAAACTCCGTGATCTACCCGGGCCAGCGGATCAAGCTGACAGGCACCGCCGCGCCGGCCAAAAAGGCCGCTGCAACGGTTGCACCCGCCAGCACGAGCCGGACCTACACAGTGAAGTCCGGGGACACCCTGGGCGGCATCGCTGCGCGGCACGGCGTCAAGCTCTCCCAGGTTCTCGGCTGGAACGGCCTGAAGCTTGCTTCCGTTATCTATCCGGGCCAGAAGATCCGGATCGGGGCGGGCGTGGCGGCGTCACCGGCCGCCAAACCAGCAGCAAAAGCGGCTGCCACGCCGTCAGGTTCCTATGTCATCAAGGCCGGGGACACGTTGTCCGGCATCGCGTCCAGGCACGGCGTGCGGCTGGCCGACATCCTGTCGGCGAACCGGCTCAAGGTGACCAGCGTCATTTACCCCGGGCACAAGCTCGTCATCCCGGGAAAGTCGTCCGCCATCCAGCCGGCGTCGAGTGTGACACCGCTGGTGCCCAGTTCCTTCCTCGGGTTCACGTACCCGGCCGCCGTGGTCAGCTCGGCCAACAAGAACAAGGCGCTGCTGAACGCCTCGCCGGTCCCCTCCCTGGCCCAGATGCAGTCCATCGTGGCTGATACGGCCCGCCGGATGGGAGTGGATCCCGCGCTTGCCCAGGCCTTCGCGTACCAGGAGTCCGGATTCAACCAGCGCGCGGTATCCCCCGCGAACGCCATCGGGACGATGCAGGTCATCCCGTCGTCGGGCGAGTGGGCATCCGACCTTGTGGGGCGCAAGCTCAATCTGCTGGACCCGTATGACAACGCGACCGCCGGCGTAGCCATCATCCGGCAGCTGATCCGAACCAGCAAGAGCGTGGATTACGCGATCGCCGGCTACTACCAGGGCCAGTACTCGGTCAGCAAGCACGGCATGTACTCCGACACGAAGAACTACGTCGCAGCCATCAAGGCGCACCGCAAGACCTTCAGCTAG
- a CDS encoding class II 3-deoxy-7-phosphoheptulonate synthase has translation MTELSAKPASSLTSTSQSGAANYPGLDNWRDLPVSQQPSWQDRDVFDASVKELSVLPPLVFAGEVDILRERLAAAAQGKAFLLQGGDCAETFGDATADKISARVKTILQMAVVLTYGAAMPVIKMGRMAGQFAKPRSSNDETRDGVTLPAYRGDIVNGYDFTPESRGHDASRMLRAYHTSASTLNLIRAFTQGGFADLRLVHQWNKGFTENPAHARYESLARDIDRAIKFMASCGADFEALKRVEFYASHEALLLDYERALTRIDSRTGFPYDTSAHFLWIGERTRGLDDAHVDFLSRVRNPIGVKLGPTTSGDDALRLIDKLDPEREPGRLTFITRMGAGNIREKLPAVVEKVTASGAQVLWVTDPMHGNTVTSPNGYKTRNFDDVIDEVRGFFEVHHALGTVPGGLHVEMTGDDVAECLGGADPIDQEAFLDRYESVCDPRLNHMQSLEMAFLVAGALTRH, from the coding sequence GTGACTGAGCTATCTGCAAAACCTGCCTCTTCCCTGACCAGCACCTCACAAAGCGGTGCAGCCAACTATCCGGGACTCGACAACTGGCGGGACCTTCCGGTTTCCCAGCAGCCGAGCTGGCAGGACAGGGACGTTTTCGACGCCTCCGTCAAGGAACTTTCGGTGCTTCCACCCCTCGTGTTCGCCGGTGAAGTGGACATCCTCCGCGAACGCCTCGCGGCCGCAGCCCAGGGCAAAGCGTTCCTGCTCCAGGGCGGTGACTGTGCCGAGACATTCGGCGACGCGACCGCGGACAAGATCAGCGCACGGGTGAAGACCATCCTGCAGATGGCGGTTGTCCTGACGTACGGCGCCGCGATGCCGGTCATCAAGATGGGCCGGATGGCCGGGCAATTTGCCAAGCCCCGTTCCTCGAATGATGAGACCCGCGACGGCGTGACCTTGCCCGCGTACCGCGGGGACATCGTCAACGGGTACGACTTCACTCCCGAGTCCAGGGGCCACGACGCCAGCCGGATGCTTCGGGCGTACCACACGTCCGCTTCCACGCTGAACCTGATCCGCGCCTTCACCCAGGGCGGCTTCGCGGATCTGCGCCTCGTCCACCAGTGGAACAAGGGCTTCACGGAAAACCCTGCCCACGCGCGCTACGAATCCCTGGCACGGGACATCGACCGCGCCATCAAGTTCATGGCGTCCTGCGGCGCTGACTTCGAGGCGCTGAAGCGCGTGGAGTTCTATGCCAGCCACGAGGCACTGCTGCTCGACTACGAACGGGCCCTGACCCGCATCGACTCGCGGACAGGCTTTCCCTATGACACCTCGGCGCACTTCCTCTGGATCGGTGAACGGACCCGCGGGCTGGACGACGCGCACGTCGACTTCCTGTCCCGCGTCCGCAACCCCATCGGCGTCAAGCTGGGTCCGACCACCTCCGGGGACGACGCCCTGAGGCTCATCGACAAACTGGATCCGGAACGGGAGCCCGGCAGGCTCACCTTCATCACCCGCATGGGTGCGGGCAACATCCGCGAAAAGCTCCCCGCCGTCGTGGAAAAAGTCACCGCTTCCGGTGCGCAGGTCCTCTGGGTCACCGACCCGATGCACGGCAACACCGTCACCTCGCCCAACGGCTACAAGACCCGTAATTTCGACGACGTCATCGACGAGGTCCGCGGGTTCTTCGAGGTGCACCATGCCCTCGGGACCGTGCCGGGCGGCCTCCACGTCGAGATGACCGGTGACGACGTCGCGGAGTGCCTCGGCGGTGCCGACCCCATCGACCAGGAAGCATTCCTGGACCGGTACGAGTCGGTGTGCGACCCGCGGCTGAACCACATGCAGTCGCTGGAGATGGCCTTCCTCGTGGCTGGCGCCCTTACACGGCACTAG